In one window of Rhinopithecus roxellana isolate Shanxi Qingling chromosome 15, ASM756505v1, whole genome shotgun sequence DNA:
- the MOB2 gene encoding MOB kinase activator 2 isoform X2 produces the protein MDWLMGKSKAKPNGKKPAAEERKAYLEPEHTKARITDFQFKELVVLPHEIDLNEWLASNTTTFFHHINLQYSTISEFCTGETCQTMAVCNTQYYWYDERGKKVKCTAPQYVDFVMSSVQKLVTDEDVFPTKYGREFPSSFESLVRKICRHLFHVLAHIYWAHFKETLALELHGHLNTLYVHFILFAREFNLLDPKETAIMDDLTEVLCSGAGGVHSGGSGDGAGSGGPGAQNHVKER, from the exons GAAGTCCAAAGCCAAGCCCAATGGCAAGAAGCCTGCTGCGGAGGAGAGGAAGGCCTACCTGGAGCCTGAGCACACCAAGGCCAGGATCACCGACTTCCAGTTCAAGGAGCTGGTGGTGCTGCCCCACGAGATTGACCTTAACGAGTGGCTGGCCAGCAACA CCACGACATTTTTCCACCACATCAACCTGCAGTATAGCACCATCTCGGAGTTCTGCACAGGAGAGACGTGTCAGACGATGGCCGTGTGCAACAC ACAGTACTACTGGTATGATGAACGGGGGAAGAAGGTCAAGTGCACGGCCCCACAGTACGTTGACTTCGTCATGAGCTCCGTGCAGAAGCTGGTGACGGATGAGGACGTGTTCCCCACAAAATACG GCAGAGAATTCCCCAGCTCCTTTGAGTCCCTGGTGAGGAAGATCTGCAGACATCTGTTCCACGTGCTGGCGCACATCTACTGGGCCCACTTCAAGGAGACGCTAGCCCTGGAGCTGCACGGACACTTGAACACGCTCTACGTCCACTTCATCCTCTTTGCTCGGGAGTTCAACCTGCTGGACCCCAAAGAGACCGCCATCATGGACGACCTCACCGAGGTGCTATGCAGCGGGGCCGGCGGGGTCCACAGTGGGGGCAGCGGGGATGGGGCCGGCAGCGGGGGCCCGGGAGCACAGAACCACGTGAAGGAGAGATGA